The following DNA comes from Papaver somniferum cultivar HN1 chromosome 4, ASM357369v1, whole genome shotgun sequence.
caagagaagaccaCATTTACTTGTCCTTTCAGTACATTTGCATAAAGAAGAATgtcatttggtctttgcaatgcgcctgccactttttagagatgtatggttagtatattttctgattacgtggaaaacatcattgaggtatttatagACGATCTTAGTGTTTATGGCGATTCATTcgatatttgtttaaataatcttgagcttgtgcttaaaagatgcatagacactaatttggttttaaattgggagaaatgtcactttatggtaaaccatggaattttACTTGGCCACATAGTTTCCTCTCAAGGGCTCGAGGTAGACAAGGCAAAGATAGACTTGAttaggaacttacaataccccacttcggtgagggaaattccctcgtttcttggtcatgcaggtttttataggaggtttatcaaagatttatccaaaatctcaatgccgatgtgcaaattgttgcaaaaggaggttgcctttaacttcaaccaggagtgcaaggatgcctttaataaattgaaggaattgttgactaCTTCACCAGTTATTAAGTCACCTGACTGGAGTTTGCcgttcgagttaatgtgtgatgcaagtgattatgcaatCAGAGTTGTTTTGGGTCAGAAAGTAGAcaagaggtcacatgtgatttattatgcatcaaggaccctaaacgatgctcaaatcaactattctactactgagaaggagttattggctatactatttgcattagaaaaatttagagcttatttTGTAGGTACCAATGtgattgtgtattctgatcatgcagcactacgacacctattaaaaaagaaggaagctaagccaagactcatacgttggattcttttgctgcaagaattcaatatggaaatcagagataagaaaggtgttgagaatacagttgccaatcatcttagtagacttgttgtttccgaagaagaacttcccttACAGGATCGTTTTCCAGAGGAACAACTTTTCTcgattgaagaatcaacaccttggtacgctgatatagtgaactacttggttacaaggcaagtacctagtacgatgtctacttttcaaaagctaaagcttaagaaaatagccaagcagtatgtgtgggatgagccgtacttgtggaaatatggtgctgatcaaattatccgcaggtgcgtaccaaaCTCTGAATTTCAATTGATTCTATgtttttgtcattcttatgcttgtgatggtcactttggttctaaacgtaccgctctcaaaatccttgagagtggcttttattggcctaccctatttgaggatgcatatgttttttgcaaatcttgtgatagatgtaagcgaacgggcaatctaggtactcgaaatcaaatgccactcaatccTATTCTCACTGTCGAGATTTTGATGtgtgggcattgattttatgggtccttttgttaattcgaatggaaaattttatatacttcttgctgtggattatgtttctaaatgggtggaagctaaagccacccctactaatgattctcaagttgtttgtgagtttgtgaaggaatatattttctctagacatggtacaccaagagtggttatcagtgatggaggctcgcacttcaagatgctctcctcaagaagtacaacattacacacaaggtcggtacgccatatcacccacaaactagtgggaaagctgaaatttcaaatcgtgagatcAAGTTCATCTTGGAGAAAACCGTTAACACAACAcagaaagattggagttatagactCAACGATACACTTTGGGCGTATACAACAACATAcaagacaccgattggtatgtctcaatatcggttggtttatggaaaagcttgtcatcttccggttgaacttgagcataaggATTTATGGGtggtaaagatgtgcaacatggagtaCGATAAAGCGGGGAAACATAGGCAACTACAAATTAATgatctagaggagatacgtaatgatgcttacgagagttcccGCATATACAAAGAAAAGACTAAGCTTTTCCATGAGAAGATAATTTCTCagaagaattttgttgtgggacagaaagttcttttatttcattctcgTCTTAagctatttcctggtaagctaaggtccagatggattggaccatatgttgttactaatgtttattctcatggtgcagttgatatCACTAGTCTTAGAGATGGGACTACTTATaaggtcaacggccatagattgaagccatactatGAAAACATAGCTTATGTGAATGTGGATGAGATAGATCTTCAAtatttactccctctggaggagtagtaagGAGATTTCCAAGTCggactgaagactttaaaccaagccttaaaacccttttattttttgtttttattattttcatatcatattttcatccccatgtttaatttcattgaatCCAGATCTATCTTACAAGGGaattatgacgaataccttttcgtcacAAATATTCAGACTGCATAGctcagtccagagaccataactgtcagaccgtttatcgaaacactgtgcccttttgaaactttgtagaaaacacgtagatgaacaacttttgtgaaatggagtttttccaaattACTTACAAATTTGCAAAGTTTTTTCGTTTTATCTGTtgttacgtcagaattcagaattttcggttttacacattgaggacaatgtgaagtttaagtgtgggggagtattttgcatatatatttttcattttttttgcataaaaccttcaacttg
Coding sequences within:
- the LOC113272173 gene encoding uncharacterized protein LOC113272173, which encodes MEYDKAGKHRQLQINDLEEIRNDAYESSRIYKEKTKLFHEKIISQKNFVVGQKVLLFHSRLKLFPVDITSLRDGTTYKVNGHRLKPYYENIAYVNVDEIDLQYLLPLEE